The sequence CGTGGGTCGATTCCGGCGGCGAACAGCGCCTCGCTCGCATAGATATTGCCGACACCCACCACCACCGCGTTATCCATGATGAACGGTTTGACCGCCATGCTGCGCCCACGCGACATCTGGAACAGCCGGTCGCCATCGAAGGCGTCGCCGAGCGGTTCCGGGCCGAGGCTGGCGAGTAGCACATGGCTGAGCGGGGCGTCGCTCCAGAGCAGCGCACCGAAGCGGCGTGGATCGGTGTAGCGCAGCGCCATGCCGGATTCGAGCAGGATATCGACGTGCTCGTGCTTGCCCACCGGGGTATCCGCCGGCACCAGTCGAAGACTGCCCGACATGCCCAGATGGGCGATCAACGTGCCGACCTCAGCCTTGATCAGCAGGTACTTGGCGCGACGTTCGACCGCCTCGATACGCTGGCCCGACAAGCGCACGTCCAGATCGTCCGGGATCGGCCAGCGTAGCCGGCGCTCGCGCACGATCACGCGGCTGACACGCTGGCCGATCAGGTGCGGCTCGATGCC is a genomic window of Stutzerimonas stutzeri containing:
- the mutM gene encoding bifunctional DNA-formamidopyrimidine glycosylase/DNA-(apurinic or apyrimidinic site) lyase, whose translation is MPELPEVETTRRGIEPHLIGQRVSRVIVRERRLRWPIPDDLDVRLSGQRIEAVERRAKYLLIKAEVGTLIAHLGMSGSLRLVPADTPVGKHEHVDILLESGMALRYTDPRRFGALLWSDAPLSHVLLASLGPEPLGDAFDGDRLFQMSRGRSMAVKPFIMDNAVVVGVGNIYASEALFAAGIDPRRAAGTVSRARYLKLAVEIKRILAYAIERGGTTLRDFVGGDGKPGYFQQELFVYGRGGDLCKSCGATLREIRLGQRASVFCRRCQR